Proteins found in one Arcobacter sp. F155 genomic segment:
- a CDS encoding GyrI-like domain-containing protein, which translates to MKKDTQKRHSQIANDVMHYIYRYISTDINLDELSINLNISKFHMHRVFKEEFGQNIYETIKAIRLQKAASLLLTNKSSTISNVARNCGYTSQAAFIRVFKEMFKTTPKRWRNGEYKELFLRKSLKKFQIKPEIFRFKSRKAYYIRHTGTKQEFDNSWDKLNTWALIKGYKNFNKINFFHDNLVLKEFEKSRFVSALTFDKELVDDSFPYLTMPEQICAKFSFKGSKKEFVDFIFWVYFDWLINSGYEANTEPSFVIYKNDFYLTNDKTLDLDFYLSISM; encoded by the coding sequence ATGAAAAAAGATACTCAAAAAAGACATAGTCAAATTGCAAATGATGTTATGCACTATATTTATAGATATATTAGTACTGATATTAATCTTGATGAATTAAGTATAAATCTAAATATCAGTAAGTTTCATATGCATAGAGTGTTTAAAGAAGAGTTCGGACAAAATATTTATGAAACAATAAAAGCAATCAGACTTCAAAAAGCTGCAAGTTTACTTTTAACAAATAAAAGTTCAACTATCTCAAATGTTGCAAGAAATTGTGGTTATACTTCCCAAGCAGCTTTTATTCGAGTATTTAAAGAGATGTTTAAAACTACACCAAAGCGTTGGAGAAATGGAGAATATAAAGAGCTATTTCTTAGAAAAAGCCTTAAAAAGTTTCAAATAAAACCAGAAATATTTAGGTTTAAATCACGAAAAGCATATTATATAAGACATACAGGAACTAAACAAGAGTTTGATAATTCTTGGGATAAGTTAAATACTTGGGCTTTGATAAAAGGCTACAAAAATTTTAATAAAATCAATTTTTTTCATGATAATCTAGTTTTAAAAGAGTTTGAAAAAAGTCGTTTTGTTTCTGCTCTTACTTTTGATAAAGAGTTAGTAGATGATAGTTTTCCTTATCTTACTATGCCGGAACAAATTTGTGCAAAGTTTAGTTTTAAAGGTAGTAAAAAAGAGTTTGTTGATTTTATTTTCTGGGTTTATTTTGATTGGTTGATAAATAGTGGATATGAAGCAAATACTGAGCCTTCATTTGTTATATATAAAAATGATTTTTATTTAACAAATGATAAGACTCTTGATTTAGATTTTTATTTATCTATCTCAATGTAA
- a CDS encoding response regulator transcription factor — protein sequence MLKEEYKKLKVLYVEDEDFIRENAVSYLKRFFENVYEANDAFTALDIIEKQKPHLVITDIKMPKLSGLDMVRKVRQSDKKTQFIVLSAFTDKNYLLDAIDLGLVKYLTKPIKHDTIFPLLLQCAKESFEDESNKKYLTETAYYDSFESILRIEEKEIKLTKSEISLLELLCKQHPKPATYEQLQSDIWQDEYMSENALRLLIRDLRKKLPTNCIKNISKLGYKIELYR from the coding sequence ATGTTAAAAGAAGAGTACAAAAAACTAAAAGTTCTATATGTAGAAGATGAAGATTTTATTAGAGAAAATGCAGTCTCATATTTAAAAAGATTTTTTGAAAATGTTTATGAAGCAAATGATGCTTTTACTGCACTTGATATTATAGAAAAACAGAAACCTCACTTGGTAATAACTGATATAAAAATGCCAAAATTAAGTGGCTTAGATATGGTTAGAAAAGTTAGACAAAGTGATAAAAAAACACAATTTATAGTCCTTTCTGCTTTTACAGATAAAAACTATTTACTTGATGCCATTGATTTAGGTTTAGTAAAATATCTTACAAAACCAATCAAGCATGACACTATTTTTCCTTTACTTCTACAGTGTGCAAAAGAGAGTTTTGAAGATGAAAGTAACAAAAAGTATTTAACTGAGACTGCTTATTATGACAGTTTTGAAAGTATTTTAAGAATTGAAGAAAAAGAGATAAAATTAACAAAAAGTGAAATATCTCTTTTAGAATTGCTATGTAAACAGCATCCTAAACCTGCTACTTATGAACAGTTACAAAGTGATATTTGGCAAGATGAATATATGAGTGAAAATGCACTTAGGCTTTTAATAAGAGACTTAAGAAAAAAACTACCTACAAACTGTATTAAAAATATATCTAAGCTTGGATATAAGATAGAACTTTACAGATGA
- a CDS encoding YitT family protein, whose amino-acid sequence MKKILYLIIGSFIIAYAATAFLNPNSIVTGGGVGLAQLLHEIFPLFTLGVWIAIVSVPLILIGMKYFGKNFVFKTLVSISLISLFTDLLREVLKIQPATNEIILAAIFGGLLIGLGVGLILLAKASTGGTTILAEVIAQKSRFKTSQILLVIDGLIMFWSIFVYNDLEKALFSVIGIYITSRIIDILISGKPAQKSVTIVSNNIRELSKDIDAKLGEHGTIINGYNLKQEKSKTLILVVVDISKLQLLKSITKKHDKDAFLVIQEASELYGRED is encoded by the coding sequence ATGAAAAAGATTTTATATTTAATTATTGGTTCATTTATTATTGCTTATGCTGCAACGGCTTTTTTAAATCCAAATAGTATTGTAACAGGAGGAGGAGTAGGATTAGCCCAACTTCTACATGAGATATTTCCCTTATTTACACTTGGTGTATGGATAGCTATTGTTAGTGTACCTTTAATTTTAATTGGAATGAAATATTTTGGAAAGAACTTTGTATTTAAAACTTTAGTTTCTATCTCTCTTATCTCTTTATTTACTGATCTTTTAAGAGAAGTTCTAAAAATACAACCAGCAACAAATGAAATAATTTTAGCAGCTATTTTTGGAGGATTACTAATAGGTTTAGGAGTTGGACTTATACTTTTAGCTAAAGCTTCTACGGGAGGAACAACTATTCTTGCAGAAGTTATAGCCCAAAAAAGTAGATTTAAAACTTCGCAAATTCTTTTAGTGATTGATGGTCTTATTATGTTTTGGTCTATATTTGTTTATAACGACCTTGAAAAAGCTTTATTTTCTGTGATTGGAATATATATAACTTCTAGAATAATTGATATTTTAATATCAGGAAAACCCGCTCAAAAATCTGTAACAATAGTTTCAAATAATATAAGAGAATTAAGTAAAGACATAGATGCAAAACTTGGAGAACATGGAACAATAATAAATGGATACAATCTAAAACAAGAAAAAAGCAAAACTTTAATTCTTGTAGTTGTAGATATTTCAAAGTTGCAACTTCTAAAAAGTATTACTAAAAAACATGATAAAGATGCTTTTTTAGTTATTCAAGAAGCTTCAGAACTTTATGGTAGAGAGGATTAA
- a CDS encoding sensor histidine kinase has protein sequence MKIVLSFLFFFSFLYADKFNVIESVKISEDLNSFKNASYLEYKDKKVKQFAIKVKLKKKNYLGKNYYLTAISDYENMTHTNTIYKNYNHMMLIKLDKTAPDILYFEYEYDTPKRPGFRVKVISQSEYENLLPYEGIIYGVAYGIIFCAFLYYFIIYFSIREKYFLYYSIMQLFVLLSLIGFMIVSFKPYPTTFAQTLIDILENLSFIFTLLFAKEILNAKNKLSFSSSLINFFLWINTIDIGVILLINYSLLYEYMPFYISFLIPSLLGLLSIINGNKNAIIYTIGWSFMASFVYMAEKDLIPFSGIYTIHFAAPMESLIFTLALAFALRRIVKEKNEKEKLLIHKEKLASMGEMINNIAHQWRQPLTHLSFINMNLQMASYDEKLSKEYLDEKIEESNKQLEFMSSTIDSFRDFYKPQKEKENFYLSKAVKQAVDIMAVLLEKENIELELDIRKDKKIYAYENEYSQVVLNLITNAKDVLVQRQIEDGKIKITIDSYFDKSFTTVCDNAGGIKKADLNKIFEPYFTTKDSGSGIGLYMSKTIINSHFKGKLRVENKKEGACFTIEV, from the coding sequence ATGAAAATAGTTCTTTCTTTTCTTTTTTTCTTCTCTTTTCTGTATGCTGATAAGTTCAATGTTATTGAGTCTGTAAAGATTTCTGAAGACTTAAATAGTTTTAAAAATGCAAGTTATCTTGAATATAAAGATAAAAAAGTTAAACAGTTTGCTATAAAAGTAAAATTAAAAAAGAAAAACTATCTTGGTAAAAACTATTATCTAACTGCTATTTCTGATTATGAGAACATGACTCATACAAATACTATTTATAAAAACTATAATCATATGATGCTTATCAAACTTGATAAAACTGCTCCTGATATTTTATATTTTGAGTATGAATATGATACTCCTAAAAGACCAGGTTTTAGAGTAAAAGTTATCTCTCAAAGTGAATATGAAAACTTGTTACCCTATGAAGGTATAATCTATGGAGTAGCCTATGGGATAATTTTTTGTGCTTTTTTATACTACTTTATAATCTACTTTTCCATAAGAGAAAAATACTTTCTTTACTACTCAATTATGCAACTTTTTGTTTTGTTATCTTTGATAGGTTTTATGATAGTAAGTTTTAAACCATATCCAACAACATTTGCGCAAACACTAATAGATATACTTGAAAACTTGAGTTTTATATTTACTTTACTTTTTGCAAAAGAGATTTTAAATGCAAAAAATAAGTTATCTTTTTCAAGTAGTTTAATAAACTTTTTTTTATGGATAAATACAATTGATATAGGGGTTATTCTTTTAATAAATTACTCCTTACTATATGAGTATATGCCTTTTTATATAAGTTTTTTGATTCCTTCTTTATTAGGTTTACTTTCAATTATAAATGGAAATAAAAATGCCATTATTTATACTATTGGTTGGAGTTTTATGGCTAGCTTTGTATATATGGCAGAGAAGGACTTAATACCTTTTAGTGGTATTTATACTATTCACTTTGCAGCTCCAATGGAGTCATTAATTTTTACTTTAGCCTTAGCTTTTGCTCTTAGAAGAATAGTAAAAGAGAAAAACGAAAAAGAGAAACTTCTAATACATAAAGAAAAACTAGCCTCAATGGGAGAAATGATAAATAATATCGCTCATCAATGGAGACAGCCTCTTACTCATCTTAGTTTTATAAATATGAATTTACAAATGGCTTCATATGATGAGAAACTTTCAAAAGAGTATTTAGATGAGAAAATTGAAGAGTCAAATAAACAGTTGGAGTTTATGTCAAGTACAATAGATAGTTTTCGAGATTTTTATAAGCCACAAAAAGAGAAAGAAAACTTTTATTTATCAAAGGCTGTAAAACAAGCAGTTGATATTATGGCTGTTTTATTAGAAAAAGAGAATATAGAATTAGAGCTTGATATTAGAAAAGATAAAAAAATTTATGCCTATGAAAATGAGTATTCTCAAGTAGTTTTAAACTTAATTACAAATGCAAAAGACGTTTTAGTTCAAAGGCAAATAGAGGATGGGAAAATAAAAATCACCATAGATAGCTATTTTGATAAATCTTTCACTACTGTTTGTGATAATGCAGGTGGAATAAAAAAAGCTGATTTAAATAAGATTTTTGAGCCATATTTCACTACAAAAGACAGTGGAAGTGGAATAGGGCTTTATATGTCTAAAACAATAATCAACTCTCACTTTAAAGGAAAACTAAGAGTTGAAAATAAAAAAGAAGGTGCCTGCTTTACGATAGAGGTTTAA
- a CDS encoding TonB-dependent receptor yields the protein MIKKKSTLIAPMLALALSTSLYAKQYSVENLSLQKAIEQLSKDSNMSYMVDAKLLKNQKASNFKNIEGIEKAFKELLKDTNLEAVIEDETILIRKKRVHEKENSASNNLGQVEVQGDWIGNSSFEDVKTYSGARTIIDSATLNKTAAKNIEDALRVVPGIQIQDETGTGVLPNISLRGLKPGRSANLNAMVNGIPAAIAPYSHSSFSLFPITMETLETIDIVRGGAAVHYGPNNVGGVVNFVTKPISTKPSSTIKGTVHSADNGNILTDTYFRTGGFINDNLGLQLQYNNINGESFRDHSDTNVNNYIFDLEYFPTDNSEIKSNIQYYKADANLPGAQLPKDYKDDKSSSQRPYDEFHGKTKRASVTYKLNPTEDTEFYWMNYAQKSERRFDWGWNTSGSSFTPGTADSVRVADREIDVFGTEPRFTFEKANHKVTFGTRYVKEDVDYLLHQTKFSDGVQGTIRDWKIKTDAVAAYLSDTISLMDGRLKVTPGIRYEKIDTDFGDNLSNDPLADKRKDMRSWLPGLSIGYQATNDLFLFTNAQRSLKSPQVAQVRKDGDLAAELAWNYEVGFRYEPNSKFSIGSTLYRIDYEDQIEYVASTQSFKNLGETRHQGIETQINFKPSDNTQFALGYTYLDTEQLTGDNRGNQLPWVAKHQFSISSDYEYNKNKFNLTGLYISKAFSDSANTKEESANGQYGEVPSYTLWNAKVSREVKLNSDFTADLSFGVNNIFDEDYYFRGVDVSPIGRVAGQGRTFIVSAQINF from the coding sequence ATGATTAAAAAGAAATCAACATTGATTGCACCAATGTTAGCTCTTGCTTTATCAACAAGCTTATATGCAAAACAATATTCAGTTGAAAACCTATCTTTACAAAAAGCAATTGAACAATTATCAAAAGACTCAAACATGTCATATATGGTTGATGCAAAACTATTAAAAAATCAAAAAGCATCAAACTTTAAAAATATAGAAGGCATTGAAAAAGCTTTTAAAGAACTACTAAAAGATACAAATCTTGAAGCAGTTATTGAAGATGAGACTATTTTAATTAGAAAAAAAAGAGTACATGAAAAAGAAAATAGTGCTTCAAACAACTTAGGACAAGTGGAAGTTCAAGGAGATTGGATTGGTAATTCAAGTTTTGAAGATGTAAAAACTTACAGTGGAGCAAGAACAATTATTGATTCTGCGACATTAAATAAAACAGCTGCAAAAAATATTGAAGACGCTTTAAGAGTTGTACCAGGTATTCAAATTCAAGATGAAACAGGAACTGGTGTTTTACCAAATATCTCATTAAGAGGATTAAAACCAGGAAGAAGTGCAAACTTAAATGCAATGGTAAATGGAATTCCTGCAGCAATCGCTCCTTATAGTCACTCTAGTTTTTCATTATTTCCAATTACAATGGAAACTTTAGAAACAATTGATATTGTAAGAGGTGGAGCAGCAGTTCACTATGGTCCAAATAATGTTGGTGGAGTTGTAAATTTTGTTACAAAACCTATTTCAACAAAACCTTCTTCTACAATAAAAGGAACAGTACACTCAGCTGATAATGGAAATATCTTAACTGATACTTATTTTAGAACAGGTGGTTTTATAAATGACAATTTAGGATTACAACTTCAATACAATAATATAAATGGAGAATCATTTAGAGACCACTCTGATACAAATGTAAATAACTACATTTTTGATTTAGAGTATTTCCCAACAGATAATAGTGAAATCAAATCAAATATCCAATACTACAAAGCTGATGCCAACTTACCAGGTGCACAACTTCCAAAAGATTATAAAGATGATAAAAGCTCTTCACAAAGACCATATGATGAATTTCATGGAAAAACAAAAAGAGCTTCTGTAACATATAAACTTAATCCTACAGAAGATACAGAGTTTTACTGGATGAACTATGCACAAAAAAGTGAAAGAAGATTTGATTGGGGTTGGAATACATCAGGTTCTTCATTTACTCCAGGAACAGCTGATTCTGTAAGAGTTGCCGATAGAGAAATTGATGTTTTTGGAACTGAACCTAGATTTACTTTTGAAAAAGCTAATCACAAAGTTACTTTCGGAACAAGATATGTAAAAGAAGATGTTGATTACTTATTACACCAAACAAAATTTAGCGATGGAGTTCAAGGTACTATTAGAGATTGGAAAATCAAAACAGATGCAGTAGCAGCTTATTTAAGTGATACTATCTCTTTAATGGATGGAAGATTAAAAGTTACTCCAGGTATTAGATACGAAAAAATTGATACTGATTTTGGTGATAACCTAAGTAATGACCCACTTGCAGATAAAAGAAAAGATATGAGGTCTTGGCTTCCAGGTTTAAGTATTGGTTATCAAGCAACAAATGACCTGTTTTTATTTACAAATGCACAAAGATCTCTTAAATCTCCACAAGTAGCACAAGTAAGAAAAGATGGTGATTTAGCAGCTGAACTTGCGTGGAACTATGAAGTTGGATTTAGATATGAACCAAATAGTAAATTTAGTATTGGAAGTACACTTTACAGAATTGACTATGAAGACCAAATTGAGTATGTAGCTAGCACACAATCTTTTAAAAATCTTGGAGAAACTAGACACCAAGGTATTGAAACTCAAATCAATTTTAAACCAAGTGATAATACACAGTTTGCACTAGGATATACATATCTTGATACAGAACAATTAACAGGTGATAATAGAGGAAATCAACTTCCTTGGGTAGCTAAACATCAATTTAGTATTTCATCTGATTATGAATACAATAAAAATAAATTCAACCTAACAGGTCTTTATATTAGTAAAGCATTTTCTGATAGTGCTAATACAAAAGAAGAATCAGCAAATGGGCAATATGGAGAGGTTCCTTCATATACTCTATGGAATGCAAAAGTTTCAAGGGAAGTTAAATTAAACAGTGACTTTACAGCAGATCTTAGCTTTGGAGTTAACAATATCTTTGATGAAGATTATTACTTTAGAGGTGTTGATGTAAGTCCAATTGGTAGAGTAGCAGGACAAGGAAGAACATTCATAGTTTCTGCACAAATTAACTTTTAA
- a CDS encoding PepSY-associated TM helix domain-containing protein, which produces MENASKLFKQRLQRIHVSVGISASLFMYLCVFFGIFAIFLPYIQTWEKPSRHFEAANIKEINYSKMIDPVISDPNFPTNNIIIELPGYFNDPALKVNHMFVEPVVFNPKTMEKVNDEGDNSQLARFLNHMHYGRPFMSVGYFVFGLVAVSVMLLIIGGLIQVYYLKYNNNPKNHQGKFSKYHRKVFMWLFAPFVIVTLTGAYMNIGYSGSTLMTYISSKGEISNTWQAVGPVLKPQRALVEKNNEQASMLPISELIQKAEDVNPSINFDKIKLINWKDSSAQVELTGYNPNFPFLNGVFNNPVVVLSGVDGSLIEYKKVLDGNWTSMFADTLYFLHLLFGVDIFVRTIIAIIMAICGVAIGFGVMLFLEKKAKKFDNKIPFYHWFGKLSLTVMIGVIPATGFIFLLQWLLPFDMQDRMFWQKGLFFIAWLSTLTWAFYRICSFKAAKEFLVLGAILFMITPLVHFYVSGFSPIELFTNNMFIILNVDIALFIFGLLLLFIGFKIPKDREEFKLLFSKKKDK; this is translated from the coding sequence ATGGAAAATGCAAGTAAATTATTTAAACAAAGACTTCAAAGAATACATGTAAGTGTAGGAATTAGTGCCTCATTATTTATGTACTTATGTGTTTTCTTTGGTATTTTTGCAATCTTTTTACCCTATATTCAAACATGGGAAAAACCTTCAAGACATTTTGAAGCTGCAAATATCAAAGAGATAAACTACTCAAAGATGATTGACCCAGTTATTAGTGACCCAAACTTTCCTACAAACAATATTATTATTGAACTTCCTGGATACTTTAATGACCCAGCCTTAAAAGTAAATCATATGTTTGTAGAACCAGTTGTTTTTAATCCAAAAACTATGGAAAAAGTAAATGATGAAGGTGACAATTCTCAGTTAGCAAGATTTTTAAATCATATGCACTATGGAAGACCTTTTATGAGTGTTGGATACTTTGTATTTGGTCTTGTTGCAGTTTCAGTTATGCTTTTAATTATTGGTGGACTTATTCAAGTTTATTATTTAAAATACAACAATAACCCCAAAAACCATCAAGGAAAATTTTCAAAATACCATAGAAAAGTTTTTATGTGGTTATTTGCTCCTTTTGTAATAGTTACTCTTACAGGAGCTTATATGAATATTGGATATTCAGGCTCAACTTTAATGACATATATCTCTTCAAAAGGTGAAATCTCAAATACTTGGCAAGCAGTTGGTCCAGTATTAAAGCCTCAAAGAGCTTTAGTAGAAAAAAACAATGAACAAGCTTCCATGCTTCCAATTAGTGAACTTATTCAAAAAGCTGAAGATGTAAATCCAAGTATCAACTTTGACAAAATAAAACTTATCAACTGGAAAGATAGTTCTGCACAAGTTGAACTTACGGGATATAATCCAAACTTTCCATTTCTAAATGGAGTATTTAATAACCCAGTTGTTGTTTTAAGTGGAGTTGATGGAAGTTTAATTGAGTACAAAAAAGTATTAGATGGAAACTGGACAAGTATGTTTGCAGATACTTTATATTTCTTACACTTGCTTTTTGGAGTTGATATTTTTGTAAGAACAATCATTGCTATTATCATGGCTATTTGTGGAGTTGCAATTGGTTTTGGAGTGATGCTTTTCTTAGAGAAAAAAGCTAAAAAGTTTGATAATAAAATTCCCTTTTATCACTGGTTTGGAAAACTATCTTTAACAGTTATGATTGGAGTTATACCAGCAACTGGATTTATCTTTTTACTTCAATGGCTTTTACCATTTGATATGCAAGATAGGATGTTTTGGCAAAAAGGACTATTTTTTATTGCATGGCTTAGTACTTTAACTTGGGCTTTTTATAGAATTTGTTCTTTTAAAGCGGCTAAAGAGTTTTTAGTTTTAGGTGCAATTTTATTTATGATAACACCACTTGTTCATTTTTATGTATCTGGATTTTCTCCTATTGAACTATTTACAAACAATATGTTTATCATCTTAAATGTTGATATTGCCCTATTTATTTTTGGACTTTTACTTCTATTTATAGGATTCAAAATACCAAAAGATAGAGAAGAATTTAAACTTCTATTTTCTAAAAAAAAGGATAAATAA